Proteins encoded in a region of the Clostridium beijerinckii genome:
- a CDS encoding mannose/fructose/sorbose PTS transporter subunit IIA, with protein sequence MVGIILASHGEFAKGIMQSGAMIFGEQENVKAVTLMPSEGPDDLRAKMKDAIASFDNQDEVLFLVDLWGGTPFNQANMLFEEHKDKWAIVAGLNLPMLIETYGARLSMESAHEIAAYILNAGKEGVKVKPEELEPADTGNASGAGAGQSNAGAPGSFEYVLARIDSRLLHGQVATAWTKTVNPTRIIVVSDDVARDTLRKNLITQASPPGVKAHVVPVDHMIKLAKDDKHFGGQRAMLLFENPKDVLRAVEGGIPLKTINVGSMAHSPGKVQPSKVLAFNQEDIDIFNKLKQAGLTFDVRKVPNDSKANMDEILKKAQDELKKLK encoded by the coding sequence ATGGTAGGAATTATTCTTGCTAGTCACGGAGAATTTGCTAAAGGCATCATGCAATCTGGTGCGATGATTTTCGGAGAACAAGAAAACGTAAAAGCTGTTACGCTTATGCCTAGCGAAGGACCTGATGATCTTAGAGCAAAAATGAAAGATGCAATCGCATCCTTTGACAACCAAGATGAGGTTTTATTCTTAGTTGATCTTTGGGGTGGTACACCATTCAACCAAGCAAATATGCTATTTGAAGAACATAAAGATAAATGGGCTATTGTAGCTGGTTTGAATTTACCAATGTTGATTGAAACTTATGGTGCACGTCTTTCAATGGAATCTGCTCATGAAATTGCAGCTTATATCTTAAATGCAGGTAAAGAAGGAGTTAAAGTTAAACCCGAAGAGTTAGAACCAGCAGATACTGGTAATGCTTCAGGAGCGGGAGCAGGGCAATCTAATGCAGGTGCACCTGGATCGTTTGAATACGTTTTAGCTCGTATCGACTCTCGTTTACTTCATGGTCAAGTAGCAACTGCTTGGACAAAAACTGTAAATCCTACACGAATTATTGTCGTGTCAGATGATGTAGCTAGAGATACTCTTCGTAAGAATTTGATCACGCAAGCTTCTCCTCCGGGGGTTAAGGCTCATGTTGTTCCAGTTGATCATATGATTAAACTTGCAAAAGATGATAAGCATTTTGGAGGCCAACGTGCAATGCTTCTTTTTGAAAATCCAAAAGATGTGCTTAGAGCTGTAGAAGGCGGAATACCGCTAAAGACAATCAATGTTGGTTCAATGGCTCACTCTCCAGGTAAGGTTCAACCAAGCAAAGTTTTAGCTTTCAATCAAGAAGATATCGATATATTTAATAAGCTTAAACAAGCTGGACTTACTTTTGATGTGCGTAAAGTACCAAATGATTCAAAAGCAAATATGGACGAAATACTTAAAAAAGCACAAGATGAATTAAAAAAATTAAAATAA
- a CDS encoding PTS mannose/fructose/sorbose transporter subunit IIC, translating into MTLNIVQIILVILIAFLAGVEGILDEFQFHQPIIACTLIGLVTGNLLPCLILGGTLQMIALGWANIGAAVAPDAALAAVASAIILVLGGQGEAGVASAIAIAVPLAVAGLLLTIICRTLATAFVHFMDAAAKEGNLRAIDMWQIAAICLQGVRIAIPSALILAIGAGPISSLLAAMPTWLTGGLAIGGGMVVAVGYAMVINMMATKEVWPFFAIGFVLATVSQITLIGLGAIGVALALLYLALSKQGGSGNGGSSNTGDPLGDLIDRY; encoded by the coding sequence ATGACTTTAAATATAGTTCAAATTATATTAGTCATTTTAATAGCATTTTTAGCTGGTGTAGAAGGTATCTTAGATGAATTCCAATTTCACCAACCGATAATTGCTTGTACGTTAATTGGCTTGGTTACAGGTAATTTACTACCATGCTTAATCTTAGGTGGTACTCTTCAAATGATAGCCTTAGGTTGGGCAAATATTGGTGCTGCTGTAGCACCTGATGCAGCATTAGCCGCTGTTGCATCTGCAATCATTTTAGTTCTTGGAGGTCAAGGTGAAGCAGGAGTTGCTTCAGCAATCGCTATTGCTGTTCCTTTAGCAGTTGCAGGATTATTATTAACAATTATTTGTCGTACACTTGCTACAGCGTTCGTACATTTTATGGATGCTGCTGCTAAAGAAGGAAATCTTAGAGCTATTGATATGTGGCAAATCGCTGCTATTTGTTTACAAGGTGTACGTATTGCGATTCCATCAGCTTTAATATTAGCAATCGGTGCTGGTCCTATTAGTTCATTACTTGCTGCTATGCCTACTTGGTTAACTGGTGGTTTAGCAATTGGTGGTGGAATGGTTGTAGCTGTTGGTTATGCAATGGTAATCAACATGATGGCTACAAAAGAAGTATGGCCATTCTTCGCAATTGGTTTTGTATTAGCAACTGTTTCACAAATTACACTTATCGGACTTGGTGCAATAGGTGTAGCTTTAGCACTTCTTTACTTAGCACTTAGCAAACAAGGTGGCTCAGGTAATGGTGGAAGTTCAAATACTGGTGATCCTTTAGGGGATCTAATAGATAGATACTAA
- a CDS encoding PTS system mannose/fructose/sorbose family transporter subunit IID yields the protein MSKELKLTKKDRISVWFRSFFLQGSWNYERMQNGGWAFAMIPAIRKLYKTKEERAAALERHLEFFNTHPYVASPVVGVTLALEEERANGAPIDNVTIQGVKIGMMGPLAGIGDPVFWFTVRPILGALAASLALGGNILGPIIFFFAWNIIRMAFMWYTQEFGYKAGSRISEDLSGNMLQDITKGASILGMFILGSLVNRWVSVKFAPVVSSVKLSDGAFIDWSKLPAGAEGVKQALLQQASGMSLTDTKITTLQNNLDSLIPGFVGLLITLLCMWLLKRKVSPIIIILGLFIIGIVFHLIGLM from the coding sequence ATGTCAAAAGAATTAAAATTAACAAAAAAAGACCGTATTTCTGTTTGGTTCCGTTCATTTTTCCTTCAAGGTTCTTGGAACTATGAAAGAATGCAAAATGGTGGTTGGGCATTTGCAATGATTCCAGCAATCAGAAAATTATATAAGACTAAAGAAGAGAGAGCTGCAGCATTAGAACGTCACTTAGAGTTCTTTAACACTCACCCATATGTAGCTTCACCAGTTGTTGGTGTAACATTAGCTTTGGAAGAAGAACGTGCAAATGGTGCACCAATCGACAATGTAACTATTCAAGGTGTTAAGATTGGTATGATGGGACCTTTAGCTGGTATCGGAGATCCAGTTTTCTGGTTTACTGTAAGACCAATTTTAGGAGCATTAGCTGCTTCACTTGCTCTAGGTGGTAACATCCTTGGGCCAATTATATTCTTCTTCGCTTGGAATATTATCCGTATGGCATTTATGTGGTATACACAAGAGTTTGGTTACAAAGCAGGATCTCGTATTAGTGAAGATTTATCAGGTAATATGCTACAAGATATTACAAAAGGAGCATCTATCCTTGGTATGTTCATCTTAGGATCGTTAGTTAATAGATGGGTATCTGTTAAATTTGCACCAGTAGTATCATCTGTTAAATTAAGTGATGGTGCATTTATTGATTGGAGCAAACTTCCTGCTGGAGCAGAGGGTGTTAAGCAAGCTCTATTACAACAAGCATCTGGTATGTCATTAACTGATACTAAGATTACAACACTACAAAATAACTTAGATTCATTAATTCCTGGATTCGTAGGATTATTAATTACACTTCTTTGTATGTGGTTACTTAAGAGGAAGGTATCTCCAATTATCATAATTCTTGGATTATTCATAATTGGTATTGTTTTCCACTTAATCGGTTTAATGTAG
- a CDS encoding DUF956 family protein translates to MVESLNTKVDLAIDATSFAGVADYGKIMIGDKGFEFYNSRDYRKFIQIPWEEVDYVIASVLFKGKWIPRYAIRTKKNGTYTFSSKEAKKVLRAVRNYVDPNHMVYSLSFVDVVKRAVKSVFKKS, encoded by the coding sequence ATGGTTGAGTCACTCAATACAAAGGTGGATCTAGCAATTGATGCAACATCTTTTGCTGGCGTTGCAGATTACGGCAAGATTATGATAGGTGACAAAGGTTTTGAGTTCTATAATTCTCGTGATTATCGTAAATTTATTCAAATTCCTTGGGAAGAAGTTGACTATGTCATTGCATCTGTATTATTTAAAGGAAAATGGATTCCACGATATGCAATTCGAACGAAGAAAAATGGAACATATACTTTTTCTTCTAAAGAAGCAAAGAAAGTGCTTCGTGCTGTTCGAAATTATGTTGATCCAAATCATATGGTTTATTCATTAAGTTTTGTTGATGTAGTAAAAAGAGCGGTGAAATCGGTATTTAAGAAGAGTTGA
- a CDS encoding response regulator transcription factor — protein sequence MAQKRILIIEDEDSISDLISLYLEKENFITTVSNTGQDGIELVDRFKPDLILLDLMLPDISGFEVCKKISSKYIIPIIMITAKSDTIDKILGMELGADDYITKPFDIREVIVRIKTVFRRIDLIAEASEANNSSVIKLSNGIEIYEESYEILKNNEKIEFTNREYSLLLFLAKNKGKVISREELLDKVWGYDFIGDSRTVDIHIQRIRKKLDETKGVSVIETVFGVGYKLIG from the coding sequence ATGGCTCAAAAAAGAATTTTGATCATTGAAGATGAAGATTCCATATCAGATTTAATTTCATTATATCTTGAAAAAGAAAATTTTATTACTACAGTATCTAATACTGGCCAGGATGGCATTGAGCTTGTAGATAGATTTAAACCTGATTTAATACTACTTGATTTAATGCTTCCAGACATAAGTGGATTTGAAGTATGTAAAAAAATTTCCAGCAAATATATTATACCTATCATTATGATTACTGCTAAGTCTGATACTATAGATAAAATATTGGGCATGGAGCTTGGAGCAGATGACTATATTACAAAACCTTTTGATATAAGAGAGGTAATTGTTAGGATAAAGACTGTTTTCAGAAGGATAGATCTAATAGCTGAGGCCTCAGAAGCTAATAATTCTAGTGTAATAAAGCTGAGTAATGGGATTGAAATATATGAAGAAAGTTATGAAATTTTAAAAAATAATGAAAAAATAGAATTTACTAATAGGGAATATAGTTTATTATTATTCTTGGCTAAAAACAAAGGAAAAGTTATTTCTAGAGAGGAATTATTGGATAAAGTGTGGGGATATGATTTCATTGGAGACAGCAGAACTGTAGATATTCATATTCAAAGAATAAGGAAAAAATTAGATGAAACAAAAGGTGTATCTGTGATTGAAACTGTCTTTGGAGTTGGATACAAATTAATAGGATGA
- a CDS encoding sensor histidine kinase: protein MKNSIQSKILISFSIIIYIGLSILLFASYKLTEQNDNNIVYADMIEAKKNMDQYLRQYFLINNIDFNEASIIANANDISVQLSSIVGDNAEIYNLNGNEISHNSEKNNIENDNNKDLTDAMNGKISYVTTFYGDKAKVSLSYPIEVDENYIGILRYTKDYTQLFNSTKRFRYVINILVIVIFSMVFIAAAIISRRITKPIKKLEEITEEISNGNFDINIDVNSDDEIGDLAKRFKMMVKKIEEQIEIIRGDRDMLKELQAQNKIFFDNVTHELKTPITVIMGYAQAIQDNEITNKKLFDKSIAYIFNESKRLNNMVVELLELSKTSSTNFSYHFENVDISELIRMTTDEMKIKGKKYNINICCSVMDNLLLKGDRERLKEVLINLIDNSIKYGKVNSKVEVSAYKESNTILIRVKDEGEGISEENIEKLFEPFYRASKKISRELGSAGLGLTIVKSIIEKHGGNIEVKSKINEGTEVIIRFEEHELC, encoded by the coding sequence ATGAAAAATTCAATACAATCGAAAATTTTAATTTCATTTTCTATTATTATATATATAGGTCTTTCTATACTTCTTTTTGCTTCCTATAAACTTACTGAGCAAAATGATAATAACATAGTTTACGCTGATATGATTGAAGCAAAAAAAAATATGGATCAATATTTAAGACAATACTTTTTAATTAATAATATTGATTTTAATGAGGCTTCAATAATAGCAAATGCTAATGATATATCAGTGCAATTGAGTTCAATCGTTGGAGACAATGCGGAGATCTATAATTTAAATGGTAATGAAATATCGCATAATTCAGAGAAAAATAATATAGAGAATGATAATAATAAAGATTTAACTGATGCAATGAACGGGAAAATCAGCTATGTTACAACCTTTTACGGGGATAAGGCCAAGGTTAGCTTATCGTATCCCATAGAGGTAGATGAAAATTATATTGGAATTCTAAGATACACAAAAGATTATACACAACTTTTCAATAGTACTAAAAGATTTAGATATGTTATTAATATTCTTGTTATAGTAATTTTTAGTATGGTATTCATAGCAGCAGCTATCATATCAAGAAGAATTACTAAACCTATTAAAAAACTTGAAGAGATTACGGAAGAGATATCAAATGGTAATTTTGACATTAACATAGATGTAAATTCGGATGATGAAATAGGGGATTTGGCAAAAAGATTTAAAATGATGGTAAAAAAAATAGAAGAACAGATAGAAATTATACGAGGAGATAGAGACATGTTAAAGGAATTGCAAGCTCAGAATAAAATTTTCTTTGATAATGTAACACATGAGCTTAAGACTCCGATTACTGTAATCATGGGATATGCACAGGCTATACAAGATAATGAGATCACTAATAAGAAATTATTCGATAAATCAATTGCTTATATCTTTAATGAAAGTAAAAGATTAAATAATATGGTGGTGGAATTATTAGAACTTTCGAAAACTTCCTCAACAAATTTTAGTTATCACTTTGAAAATGTTGATATTTCTGAACTTATAAGAATGACTACTGATGAAATGAAGATTAAAGGGAAAAAATATAATATTAATATTTGCTGTAGTGTAATGGATAATCTTTTGTTAAAGGGTGACAGAGAAAGATTAAAGGAAGTTCTGATTAATCTTATCGATAATTCAATAAAATATGGAAAGGTGAATTCTAAAGTTGAGGTAAGTGCTTATAAAGAGAGTAATACCATTCTTATAAGAGTTAAGGATGAGGGAGAGGGGATCTCGGAAGAAAATATTGAAAAACTGTTTGAGCCTTTTTATAGAGCATCAAAAAAGATTTCCAGAGAATTAGGCAGTGCAGGACTTGGGTTAACTATAGTCAAAAGCATTATTGAAAAACATGGAGGAAATATTGAGGTTAAAAGCAAGATAAATGAAGGCACCGAAGTAATTATAAGATTTGAGGAGCATGAGTTATGCTAA